From the Rhodococcus sp. NBC_00297 genome, one window contains:
- a CDS encoding histone-like nucleoid-structuring protein Lsr2 has product MVKKVTVTLVDDVDNVPADETVSIGLDGTWFELDLSNSNADELRKVMDQWIQHARRVSTRTTGGGSAASSSGGTRTRGAADRARSAAIREWARTQGFEISARGRISSEIVRAWELSS; this is encoded by the coding sequence ATGGTCAAGAAGGTGACGGTCACGCTGGTCGACGACGTCGACAACGTGCCGGCTGACGAGACGGTGTCGATCGGGTTGGACGGCACGTGGTTCGAGTTGGATCTGTCCAACTCGAACGCCGATGAGCTGCGGAAAGTCATGGATCAGTGGATCCAGCACGCGCGGCGGGTGTCGACGCGGACGACCGGGGGAGGGTCGGCCGCGAGCTCGTCCGGGGGCACGCGGACACGCGGAGCGGCCGATCGGGCGCGCAGTGCTGCAATACGGGAATGGGCGCGCACGCAAGGTTTCGAGATCAGCGCGCGGGGCCGCATATCGTCCGAGATCGTGCGGGCCTGGGAACTTTCTTCGTGA
- a CDS encoding ATP-dependent Clp protease ATP-binding subunit, producing MFERFTDRARRVVVLAQEEARMLNHNYIGTEHILLGLIHEGEGVAAKSLESLGISLEGVRSQVEEIIGQGQQAPSGHIPFTPRAKKVLELSLREALQLGHNYIGTEHILLGLIREGEGVAAQVLVKLGADLNRVRQQVIQLLSGYQGKEPSESGSSRGEAGTPSTSLVLDQFGRNLTQAALEGKLDPVIGRAKEIERVMQVLSRRTKNNPVLIGEPGVGKTAVVEGLAQAIVNGEVPETLKDKQLYTLDLGSLVAGSRYRGDFEERLKKVLKEINTRGDIILFIDELHTLVGAGAAEGAIDAASILKPKLARGELQTIGATTLDEYRKYIEKDAALERRFQPVQVGEPSVDHTIEILKGLRDRYEAHHRVSITDSALVAAATLADRYINDRFLPDKAIDLIDEAGARMRIRRMTAPPDLRDFDDKIADARREKESAIDAQDFEKAANLRDKEKQLVAQRAEREKQWRSGDLDVIAEVDDNEIAEVLGNWTGIPVFKLTEEETTRLLRMEDELHKRIIGQVEAVKAVSKAIRRTRAGLKDPKRPSGSFIFAGPSGVGKTELSKALANFLFGEDDALIQIDMGEFHDRFTASRLFGAPPGYVGYEEGGQLTEKVRRKPFSVVLFDEIEKAHQEIYNTLLQVLEDGRLTDGQGRTVDFKNTVLIFTSNLGTSDISKAVGLGFSSGEGSGSNYERMKLKVHDELKKHFRPEFLNRIDDIVVFHQLTKDEIIQMVDLMLARVEVALKNKDMAIEVTDKGKALLAKRGFDPVLGARPLRRTIQREIEDQLSEKILFGEIEPGQIVLVDVDNWDGEGQGEDAVFTFRGEKKPISLPDELTVDLAKSGESSE from the coding sequence ATGTTCGAGAGGTTCACCGACCGCGCACGGCGCGTCGTCGTCCTGGCCCAAGAAGAGGCCCGGATGCTCAACCACAACTACATCGGCACGGAGCACATCCTGCTGGGTCTCATCCACGAGGGTGAAGGCGTGGCGGCGAAGTCTCTGGAGTCGCTCGGGATCTCCCTCGAAGGTGTACGCAGCCAGGTCGAGGAGATCATCGGCCAGGGCCAGCAGGCACCGTCCGGGCACATCCCGTTCACTCCGCGTGCCAAGAAGGTCCTCGAGCTCAGCCTGCGTGAGGCGCTGCAGCTCGGACACAACTACATCGGCACTGAGCACATCCTGCTCGGCCTCATCCGTGAGGGCGAGGGTGTGGCTGCGCAGGTGCTGGTCAAGCTCGGCGCCGATCTCAACCGCGTGCGCCAGCAGGTCATCCAGCTCCTGTCGGGATACCAGGGCAAGGAGCCCAGCGAGTCCGGCAGCAGCCGCGGCGAGGCGGGCACACCGTCCACGTCGCTGGTGCTCGACCAGTTCGGCCGCAACCTCACGCAGGCCGCACTCGAGGGCAAGCTCGACCCGGTGATCGGACGCGCGAAGGAGATCGAGCGCGTCATGCAGGTGCTGAGCCGCCGTACCAAGAACAACCCGGTGCTCATCGGTGAGCCCGGCGTCGGCAAGACCGCCGTCGTCGAGGGCCTCGCGCAGGCGATCGTCAACGGCGAGGTTCCCGAGACGCTCAAGGACAAGCAGCTCTACACGCTGGACCTGGGCTCGCTCGTCGCCGGCAGCCGGTACCGCGGTGACTTCGAGGAGCGCCTGAAGAAGGTGCTCAAGGAGATCAACACCCGCGGCGACATCATCCTGTTCATCGACGAGCTGCACACGCTCGTCGGCGCGGGTGCTGCCGAGGGCGCGATCGACGCGGCCTCCATCCTGAAGCCGAAGCTCGCTCGTGGTGAGCTCCAGACCATCGGTGCCACCACGCTCGACGAGTACCGCAAGTACATCGAGAAGGACGCGGCCCTCGAGCGTCGCTTCCAGCCGGTGCAGGTCGGCGAGCCGTCGGTCGATCACACGATCGAGATCCTCAAGGGTCTGCGCGACCGGTACGAGGCGCATCACCGCGTCTCGATCACCGACAGCGCGCTCGTGGCGGCCGCGACCCTGGCCGACCGGTACATCAACGACCGCTTCCTGCCGGACAAGGCGATCGACCTCATCGACGAGGCGGGCGCGCGCATGCGCATCCGTCGGATGACGGCGCCGCCGGACCTGCGCGACTTCGACGACAAGATCGCCGATGCTCGTCGGGAGAAGGAGTCCGCGATCGACGCGCAGGACTTCGAGAAGGCCGCCAACCTGCGCGACAAGGAGAAGCAGCTCGTCGCGCAGCGTGCCGAGCGCGAGAAGCAGTGGCGTAGCGGAGACCTCGACGTCATCGCCGAGGTCGACGACAACGAGATCGCCGAGGTCCTGGGCAACTGGACCGGCATCCCCGTGTTCAAGCTGACCGAGGAGGAGACCACGCGTCTCCTGCGCATGGAGGACGAACTCCACAAGCGCATCATCGGCCAGGTCGAGGCGGTCAAGGCGGTCTCGAAGGCCATCCGCCGTACCCGCGCAGGACTGAAGGACCCGAAGCGTCCGTCCGGCTCGTTCATCTTCGCCGGCCCGTCCGGTGTGGGTAAGACGGAGCTGTCGAAGGCTCTGGCGAACTTCCTGTTCGGCGAGGACGACGCGCTCATCCAGATCGACATGGGCGAGTTCCACGACCGGTTCACCGCATCGCGTCTGTTCGGTGCGCCCCCCGGATACGTGGGCTACGAAGAGGGTGGCCAGCTCACCGAGAAGGTGCGCCGCAAGCCGTTCTCCGTGGTGCTGTTCGACGAGATCGAGAAGGCGCACCAGGAGATCTACAACACGCTCCTGCAGGTGCTCGAGGACGGCCGTCTCACAGACGGTCAGGGTCGTACGGTCGACTTCAAGAACACCGTGCTGATCTTCACCTCGAACCTCGGTACGTCGGACATCTCCAAGGCCGTCGGGCTGGGCTTCTCCTCGGGTGAGGGCAGTGGCTCCAACTACGAGCGCATGAAGCTCAAGGTGCACGACGAGCTGAAGAAGCACTTCCGCCCCGAGTTCCTGAACCGCATCGACGACATCGTCGTCTTCCACCAGCTCACCAAGGACGAGATCATCCAGATGGTCGATCTCATGCTGGCGCGAGTGGAGGTTGCGCTCAAGAACAAGGACATGGCCATCGAGGTCACGGACAAGGGCAAGGCGCTCCTGGCGAAGCGTGGATTCGACCCGGTGTTGGGTGCGCGTCCGCTGCGTCGCACGATCCAGCGCGAGATCGAGGACCAGCTGTCCGAGAAGATCCTGTTCGGCGAGATCGAGCCGGGTCAGATCGTGCTGGTCGACGTCGACAACTGGGACGGCGAAGGACAGGGCGAGGACGCAGTCTTCACCTTCCGCGGCGAGAAGAAGCCGATCAGCCTTCCCGACGAGTTGACCGTCGACCTGGCGAAGTCGGGCGAGAGCTCCGAGTAG